A genomic region of Brevibacillus sp. JNUCC-41 contains the following coding sequences:
- a CDS encoding DUF2777 domain-containing protein, with the protein MSQQQRIKLMNRQTRAFTEGTVENINQQWIFFDDETDEACSIEDHVDSIIEVYRGGRWQQGVVEEEGKILLHREITFLRENEPIRIRKKLLYSFERLLEELNDDSFFQFVTTLNSLDFSIYDCIYSYNQLTFLRAVPNQSGVNFFTFDNESQICLVQHHFSYGKKDHDRFEFTLNTGKRIVIEKVNSQ; encoded by the coding sequence ATGAGTCAGCAACAACGAATCAAGTTAATGAACAGGCAAACAAGAGCTTTTACCGAAGGAACAGTGGAAAATATCAATCAACAATGGATTTTTTTCGATGATGAAACAGATGAGGCCTGCTCCATTGAAGACCACGTTGATAGCATCATTGAAGTGTACAGGGGTGGGCGCTGGCAGCAAGGAGTAGTTGAAGAAGAGGGGAAAATCCTGCTTCACCGGGAAATTACCTTCTTAAGGGAAAATGAGCCCATTCGGATACGCAAAAAACTACTCTACTCTTTTGAACGCTTATTGGAAGAATTGAACGATGATTCCTTTTTCCAATTTGTAACGACATTGAATTCACTTGATTTTTCTATTTATGATTGTATATATAGTTATAACCAGCTCACCTTTTTAAGGGCAGTCCCTAACCAGTCCGGCGTTAATTTCTTCACCTTTGATAACGAGAGTCAAATATGCCTCGTCCAACACCACTTTTCTTATGGGAAAAAGGATCACGATCGTT
- the asnB gene encoding asparagine synthase (glutamine-hydrolyzing), with translation MCGITGWVHFQKDLRTKTKTLENMTKTLAKRGPDEENVWSEAHAAFGHKRLTVVDAEGGKQPMTKNHENGRYTLCYNGELYNTEDIRKQLLLKGYSFNGHSDTEVLLTSYMEWKEKCIDLFNGIFAFAIWDEKEQKLFVGRDRMGVKPFFYAERDGGFIFGSELKAILAHPDVKTEIDREGLSEVFGVGPSRKPGSGVFHNIHELRPAHALTLSRKGLRIWRYWNVKSEEHRDTLDETTDKVRFLVEDAVTRQLVSDVPLCTFLSGGLDSSAITAIAANAYQKEGKGQLHTYSIDYEDNERYFKANDFQPNSDGYWIKKMSETFNTVHHSSIITQEQLTDYLTEAVLVKDLPGMADVDSSLLWFCKEIKRDFVVGLSGECADEIFGGYPWFHREDDLNRAGFPWMRSTGERASLLKTEWREKLKLEEYAQEAYLTTLAETPKLEGESGVAAKRRELFYMNLLWFMTTLLDRKDRMSMGASLEVRVPFADHRLVEYAWNIPWEMKMEGNREKGILRKALEGLLPDEVLYRKKSPYPKTHNPIYTDRVQAWLKDLLTDKNSVLHEFFDKKKLTDIVDSKGAAFKVPWFGQLMSGPQLLAHLAQTHVWFKEYDIQIID, from the coding sequence ATGTGTGGGATAACAGGCTGGGTGCATTTTCAAAAAGATTTACGGACAAAAACGAAAACACTGGAAAACATGACAAAAACGTTGGCAAAGCGGGGGCCAGACGAAGAAAATGTTTGGAGCGAAGCCCATGCAGCCTTTGGTCATAAACGGTTAACGGTTGTCGATGCGGAAGGCGGAAAACAGCCGATGACGAAAAATCACGAAAACGGCAGATATACACTTTGTTATAATGGTGAGCTATATAACACCGAGGATATTCGTAAACAGCTATTATTAAAAGGATATTCCTTTAACGGTCATTCTGATACAGAAGTTTTACTAACTTCTTATATGGAATGGAAAGAAAAATGCATTGACTTGTTCAATGGGATTTTTGCATTTGCGATTTGGGATGAAAAGGAACAGAAATTATTCGTTGGAAGAGATCGCATGGGGGTAAAACCATTCTTTTACGCGGAAAGGGACGGCGGGTTCATTTTCGGATCGGAGCTTAAGGCCATCCTGGCCCATCCGGATGTTAAAACGGAGATTGACCGCGAAGGGTTGTCAGAAGTTTTTGGTGTTGGCCCATCCCGAAAGCCAGGTTCAGGTGTATTTCATAATATCCATGAATTAAGGCCTGCCCATGCGCTTACCTTATCAAGGAAAGGCCTCCGGATTTGGAGATATTGGAATGTGAAAAGCGAAGAACATCGGGATACTCTTGATGAGACGACCGATAAGGTTCGCTTCCTTGTCGAAGATGCAGTCACACGGCAACTTGTATCAGATGTTCCTCTTTGTACCTTCTTATCGGGAGGGCTTGACTCAAGCGCGATAACAGCCATTGCGGCTAACGCCTATCAAAAAGAAGGAAAAGGCCAGCTTCATACCTATTCCATCGATTATGAAGATAATGAGCGCTATTTTAAGGCAAATGATTTTCAGCCTAACTCTGATGGGTATTGGATTAAAAAGATGTCGGAGACCTTTAACACGGTTCACCATTCATCGATCATCACCCAAGAGCAGTTGACGGATTATTTAACGGAAGCTGTCCTTGTAAAGGACCTCCCGGGCATGGCGGATGTCGATTCTTCTTTACTTTGGTTTTGTAAGGAAATCAAACGGGATTTTGTCGTAGGCCTATCCGGCGAATGTGCGGATGAAATTTTTGGAGGTTATCCTTGGTTTCATCGTGAGGATGATTTGAATCGTGCTGGTTTTCCATGGATGAGATCGACCGGGGAGCGGGCATCTTTATTAAAAACGGAATGGCGTGAGAAATTGAAGCTGGAGGAATATGCGCAGGAAGCTTATTTGACCACCCTTGCCGAAACGCCTAAATTGGAAGGGGAAAGCGGTGTGGCAGCAAAACGGAGAGAGCTTTTCTATATGAACTTATTATGGTTCATGACGACGCTCCTTGACCGGAAGGACCGGATGAGTATGGGGGCAAGTTTAGAGGTGCGCGTGCCATTTGCCGACCATCGCCTAGTTGAATATGCATGGAACATTCCTTGGGAAATGAAAATGGAAGGCAACCGTGAAAAGGGTATTCTAAGGAAAGCGTTGGAGGGGCTGTTACCTGATGAGGTATTGTATCGTAAAAAAAGTCCATATCCAAAAACCCATAACCCTATATATACAGACCGTGTGCAGGCGTGGTTGAAAGACTTACTTACGGATAAAAATTCGGTCCTGCATGAGTTTTTCGATAAAAAGAAGCTAACCGATATAGTAGATTCCAAGGGTGCCGCCTTTAAAGTGCCGTGGTTCGGGCAATTGATGTCAGGTCCACAGTTGCTCGCTCACTTGGCACAAACCCATGTATGGTTCAAAGAATATGATATCCAAATAATCGATTGA
- a CDS encoding glycoside hydrolase family 13 protein, with translation MEFSSIHHRPNDNYGYTINTETLHIRLRTKKQDISSAGLIFGDPYISDNDGQWQYQELPMSLSGSDNRYDYWHIYVKPPYRRIRYGFKVSSEDESAIYTEKGFFKEPPRDPGSYFAIPYLHQNEVFGAPEWVKDTIWYQIFPERFANGNPDNDPEGVIPWGSEEPAVDNFFGGDFEGIIEHLDYLENLGINGIYFTPIFHAYSNHKYDTIDYRSIDPQFGTKETLKTLITECHKRNIRVMLDAVFNHSGYYFPPFQDLLEKGEKSKYKDWFHPHSFPLKGGERPNYETFGFFESMPKLNTANPEVKEYLLEVSAYWIKEFDIDAWRLDVANEVDQPFWREFRTTVKNIKPDLYILGEIWHDSMPWLRGDQFDAVMNYPFTNQVFRLVASQTINAREFTEEMTAIYHSYPTNVFDVTFNLLGSHDTPRIFTDCGENLARAKLIHAILLTFNGSPCIYYGDEIGLTGGMDPGCRKCMVWEEEKQNTELFNEIKTLILLRKEERLLANDGKFQFLNTAGNENIVAYQKYNGERSVVILINPTDVQQSFTLPFDLKGRTLTDLRTKETTQEGKFELGGYQYKILSFNY, from the coding sequence ATGGAATTTTCATCTATACACCATAGACCTAATGACAATTACGGCTATACCATCAACACTGAAACCCTACATATCCGCCTACGTACGAAAAAACAAGATATCTCCTCAGCTGGATTGATCTTTGGGGATCCATACATTTCAGATAATGATGGTCAGTGGCAGTACCAAGAACTTCCCATGAGTTTATCAGGCAGCGATAACCGTTATGATTATTGGCATATCTATGTGAAGCCTCCCTACCGAAGAATTCGATATGGGTTCAAAGTATCCTCGGAAGATGAAAGTGCCATTTACACGGAAAAAGGTTTCTTTAAAGAACCCCCCCGAGATCCGGGAAGCTATTTCGCGATTCCCTATCTACATCAAAATGAAGTTTTCGGGGCACCGGAATGGGTCAAAGATACAATTTGGTATCAAATTTTTCCTGAACGATTCGCGAACGGAAATCCCGACAATGATCCGGAAGGTGTGATACCTTGGGGAAGTGAAGAACCGGCCGTGGATAATTTTTTTGGCGGGGACTTCGAAGGAATCATTGAACATTTGGATTACCTTGAGAATCTCGGCATCAACGGAATATATTTCACGCCAATCTTCCATGCCTACTCCAATCATAAATACGATACAATTGATTACCGGAGTATCGATCCGCAATTTGGAACGAAGGAAACATTGAAAACACTAATAACCGAATGCCACAAACGGAATATCCGGGTCATGCTTGATGCCGTTTTTAACCATAGCGGCTACTACTTCCCCCCTTTTCAGGATTTACTCGAAAAAGGGGAGAAATCGAAATATAAGGATTGGTTCCACCCGCACAGCTTTCCTCTTAAGGGAGGGGAAAGGCCCAATTACGAAACATTCGGTTTTTTTGAATCGATGCCAAAATTGAATACTGCGAATCCGGAGGTGAAAGAATATCTGCTCGAAGTCTCGGCTTATTGGATTAAGGAGTTCGATATAGACGCCTGGAGGCTCGATGTGGCAAATGAAGTCGATCAGCCATTCTGGCGTGAATTTCGAACAACGGTGAAAAATATAAAGCCTGACCTTTATATTCTTGGGGAAATTTGGCATGACTCGATGCCATGGCTTCGCGGCGATCAGTTCGATGCTGTCATGAATTACCCGTTTACCAACCAAGTTTTTCGCTTGGTCGCATCACAAACCATCAATGCACGGGAGTTCACGGAAGAAATGACAGCCATCTATCACAGTTATCCTACCAATGTTTTTGACGTGACATTCAATCTTCTTGGAAGCCATGATACACCGCGGATTTTCACGGATTGCGGTGAAAATCTAGCTCGTGCCAAGCTCATCCACGCAATTCTTTTGACATTCAATGGCAGCCCTTGTATATACTATGGAGATGAAATCGGCTTAACCGGAGGCATGGATCCAGGGTGCCGAAAATGCATGGTCTGGGAAGAAGAAAAACAAAATACCGAGCTTTTCAATGAAATTAAGACATTGATTCTCTTGCGAAAAGAAGAAAGATTACTTGCCAATGATGGAAAGTTCCAATTCCTTAATACAGCCGGCAACGAAAATATCGTGGCCTACCAAAAGTATAATGGAGAACGTTCTGTCGTGATCCTCATTAATCCGACGGATGTCCAGCAATCCTTTACCCTTCCTTTTGATTTGAAAGGACGTACACTAACCGATTTAAGAACAAAAGAAACCACACAGGAAGGTAAATTTGAATTGGGTGGTTATCAATATAAAATTCTCTCATTCAATTATTGA
- a CDS encoding extracellular solute-binding protein encodes MKKLIFHLFMSMFFIVSVSACGTSSDLENEVVKENKKKEDEAASNEAKPEKLIIWEEKGKAEALMPVIEAFEKEYGIKVEHEELEIDSEMYERLRSDGPIGNGKAPDVVTFSHEKVGQIVKEGLIQEMKVKDEVLNAFIEPSISGEMYQDKVFGLPKSVNTSVFIYNKKLMAKAPETMNALYKMAKELRKDNVHGYYAKWNDFHDSYGVIAGMGGYIFKDKNGKLDPSDIGLNNKGAIKGAAYIQKWYRAGLIPKGDKAASEKLFVQGNLASIMSDGDSFNGRKDTGIAPMPKLPNGQPMKTLMEIKGWHVTAFTKHPYWSTKLVEYLTNDDNAMQRYDLTGEIPPNKSIKHNAANNENERAQAISIQLQYAEPVPNIPEMNRVWGPMNAAMDEISTQKAKPKRVLDKAVKTIKKER; translated from the coding sequence GTGAAGAAGTTGATTTTTCATTTGTTCATGTCCATGTTTTTTATCGTTAGTGTAAGTGCTTGTGGTACCAGTTCAGATTTGGAAAATGAGGTAGTGAAAGAAAATAAGAAAAAAGAAGACGAAGCAGCCAGCAATGAAGCGAAGCCGGAAAAATTGATCATTTGGGAGGAAAAAGGTAAAGCAGAGGCCCTAATGCCGGTTATTGAAGCTTTTGAAAAGGAATATGGAATCAAAGTTGAGCATGAAGAGCTTGAAATAGATTCCGAGATGTATGAGAGGCTTCGAAGTGATGGGCCAATCGGAAACGGAAAGGCCCCGGATGTCGTAACTTTTTCTCATGAAAAAGTCGGGCAAATCGTGAAGGAAGGCTTAATTCAGGAAATGAAGGTGAAAGATGAGGTATTGAACGCCTTCATTGAACCTTCAATTAGTGGGGAGATGTACCAAGATAAGGTATTTGGATTGCCTAAATCGGTAAACACATCCGTATTCATTTATAACAAAAAACTGATGGCTAAGGCTCCTGAGACGATGAATGCCCTTTATAAAATGGCGAAGGAATTAAGAAAGGATAACGTGCATGGTTACTATGCCAAATGGAATGATTTCCATGATTCTTATGGAGTGATCGCTGGAATGGGAGGTTATATTTTTAAAGATAAGAATGGAAAACTGGACCCTTCCGACATTGGTTTGAATAATAAGGGTGCCATAAAAGGGGCTGCTTACATCCAAAAATGGTATAGGGCGGGTTTGATTCCTAAAGGTGACAAGGCAGCGAGCGAGAAGTTGTTTGTACAAGGGAATTTGGCTTCTATCATGAGTGACGGTGACTCATTTAACGGGCGAAAGGATACAGGAATTGCCCCCATGCCCAAATTGCCAAATGGCCAGCCAATGAAAACGTTGATGGAAATCAAAGGCTGGCATGTAACAGCATTCACAAAACATCCTTATTGGTCTACTAAGTTAGTTGAATATTTGACAAATGATGATAATGCAATGCAGCGTTATGACTTAACAGGAGAAATCCCTCCTAATAAATCAATCAAACACAATGCCGCCAACAATGAAAATGAAAGGGCACAAGCCATAAGCATACAATTACAATACGCTGAACCAGTGCCGAATATACCGGAAATGAATAGGGTATGGGGACCGATGAATGCCGCCATGGATGAAATAAGCACTCAAAAAGCAAAACCAAAAAGGGTCTTGGATAAAGCGGTTAAGACGATAAAAAAAGAACGTTGA
- a CDS encoding alpha-amylase family glycosyl hydrolase, translating into MRKRVLSLALIPLLLFYAIPVGAAEKEQRTWKDEIVYSLLVDRFFDGNTQNNGDANVNDPSTFNGGDFEGVTKKLNYLKDMGYTAIILSPIFANDKNGYHGDWVADFYKTDKHYGTLKEFKKLVNEAHKRNMKVIIDFQANNVGPDSTWLTDPKKQDWFHEEKKISQDSSQKDLETGWVDDLPDLNQDNEETRKYLLDAAKWWITETDIDGYRINKVQYVAKDFWKEFVDAVKSEKSNFYTIGDVQGDADLISSYKKTGIDAFMAYPQNAELREAFAAPDKELKPVFNAFEKSEDELGGTAQQALFMDTQGMPRFTKDAADHNENPGSRWRMALSYLYTMPGVPIVFYGSEIALNGDIAPDNHKLMNFKTEQELVEYITKLSELRDMYPALVKGDMELLYEKGGTSVFKRVYGDETIVVAMNNTTETQMINLTDKELERNKELRGMLNGDLVRSKDNSYSIVIDRETTEVYTLSPKSIINIPYLLVIGLVLLIFGIFIALVIKRSKRNQPK; encoded by the coding sequence ATGAGAAAAAGAGTGTTATCACTCGCTTTAATTCCGTTGCTTCTTTTTTACGCCATTCCAGTAGGAGCAGCTGAAAAAGAACAACGAACTTGGAAGGATGAAATCGTATATTCATTATTGGTCGACAGATTTTTCGATGGGAATACTCAAAATAACGGAGACGCGAACGTGAATGACCCTTCCACGTTTAATGGTGGGGATTTCGAGGGTGTCACGAAGAAACTGAATTATTTAAAAGATATGGGTTATACCGCTATCATCCTTTCACCGATTTTCGCTAATGATAAAAATGGCTATCATGGCGATTGGGTGGCAGATTTCTATAAGACGGATAAACATTATGGGACATTGAAAGAGTTTAAAAAACTCGTGAATGAGGCACATAAACGCAATATGAAGGTGATCATTGATTTTCAAGCAAATAATGTGGGTCCTGACTCCACGTGGCTGACTGATCCAAAAAAACAAGATTGGTTCCATGAAGAAAAAAAGATTTCCCAGGACAGTAGCCAAAAGGATTTGGAAACAGGCTGGGTCGATGATCTTCCAGATTTGAATCAAGATAATGAGGAAACAAGGAAATATTTACTTGATGCTGCCAAATGGTGGATAACGGAAACTGATATTGATGGTTACCGTATAAATAAAGTCCAATACGTAGCAAAAGATTTTTGGAAGGAATTTGTGGATGCAGTCAAATCTGAAAAATCAAATTTCTATACAATCGGCGATGTACAAGGTGATGCCGATTTGATATCAAGCTACAAGAAGACGGGTATCGATGCTTTTATGGCTTATCCACAAAATGCTGAGCTACGGGAAGCATTTGCTGCACCCGATAAAGAATTGAAGCCTGTTTTTAATGCGTTTGAGAAAAGCGAAGATGAATTAGGGGGCACTGCCCAGCAGGCATTATTCATGGATACACAGGGAATGCCCCGTTTTACAAAGGATGCAGCGGACCATAACGAAAATCCAGGTTCCAGATGGAGAATGGCGCTGTCGTATCTATATACGATGCCAGGGGTGCCAATCGTATTTTATGGATCGGAAATTGCCTTGAATGGGGATATTGCCCCGGATAATCACAAGTTGATGAATTTTAAGACCGAACAGGAATTGGTGGAATATATAACAAAGCTTTCTGAGCTCAGAGACATGTACCCAGCGTTGGTTAAGGGGGATATGGAGCTTTTATATGAAAAAGGTGGAACTTCGGTATTCAAGCGTGTATATGGTGATGAAACGATTGTCGTTGCCATGAACAATACGACTGAAACTCAAATGATAAACCTTACTGATAAGGAACTTGAAAGAAATAAAGAGTTGAGAGGTATGCTGAATGGGGATCTGGTCCGCAGTAAGGACAACAGTTACTCTATCGTAATCGACCGGGAGACGACGGAAGTATACACACTGTCACCTAAATCGATTATTAATATTCCTTACCTGTTAGTCATAGGATTGGTTCTTCTTATTTTTGGTATATTCATTGCATTGGTTATTAAGCGTTCAAAACGGAACCAACCAAAATAA
- a CDS encoding glycoside hydrolase family 13 protein: MNKTWWKEAVCYQIYPRSFMDSNGDGVGDIKGLISKLDYLQELGIDVIWICPFYKSPNADNGYDISDYQAVSNEFGSIEDIDLLLKDVHGRGMKVILDLVLNHTSDEHPWFVESRSSRDNPKRDWYIWRDGQDGREPNNWESIFSGSAWKFDERTNQYYLHLFAEKQPDLNWKNTDVRKALYEMVNWWLDKGIDGFRIDAITHIHKRDGLPDMHNPYWHQYVPAFEMHTNQDGILDYLQELKEETFSKYDIMTVGEANGVRIEQAEEWVGESNGKFNMIFQFEHLGLWNRGQNHDVDVQGLKRTLTKWQKGLKNKGWNALFFENHDQPRSVSTWGNDHQYWLESAKMIGALYFFMQGTPFIYQGQEIGMTNVQFDSIDDYDDVGMKNFYRIETSKGRPHDEIMNIIWHSGRDNSRTPMQWNDIENGGFTKGTPWMRVNSNYRAINVEQQKNDPSSIYHFYKKMIDLRKKHQVLVYGEYELLWEDHPELYIYTRNMNDNSVMVVCNFSMNHHQVDLSYWGEMELLLANYEDCPEVSLIDLRPYETRVYRY, from the coding sequence ATGAATAAGACCTGGTGGAAAGAAGCGGTCTGCTATCAAATATACCCGCGCAGTTTCATGGATAGTAATGGTGATGGAGTCGGTGATATAAAAGGGCTGATTTCAAAGCTTGACTATTTGCAGGAATTAGGGATTGATGTTATTTGGATTTGTCCGTTTTATAAATCGCCCAATGCGGATAATGGCTATGATATTAGTGACTATCAAGCAGTTTCCAATGAATTCGGTTCAATCGAAGATATTGATCTGTTATTGAAAGATGTTCATGGACGTGGGATGAAGGTGATACTCGATCTTGTTTTGAATCATACAAGCGATGAGCACCCCTGGTTCGTAGAGTCACGTTCGTCCCGCGATAATCCGAAACGGGATTGGTATATATGGAGGGATGGGCAGGACGGTCGTGAGCCAAATAATTGGGAAAGCATCTTTTCCGGAAGTGCCTGGAAATTCGATGAAAGGACCAATCAATACTATTTACATTTATTTGCCGAAAAGCAGCCAGACTTAAACTGGAAAAATACTGATGTACGAAAGGCATTATATGAAATGGTCAATTGGTGGCTAGATAAGGGAATCGATGGCTTCCGGATTGATGCGATCACGCATATTCATAAGCGTGATGGCCTTCCGGATATGCACAATCCTTATTGGCATCAGTACGTACCAGCGTTTGAAATGCACACCAATCAGGACGGGATTCTGGATTACCTTCAGGAGTTGAAAGAAGAGACTTTCTCTAAGTATGATATCATGACGGTCGGTGAGGCCAATGGCGTCAGGATTGAGCAGGCGGAAGAATGGGTCGGGGAATCGAATGGGAAGTTCAATATGATCTTTCAATTTGAACATCTTGGGCTTTGGAATAGGGGTCAGAATCACGACGTTGATGTTCAGGGGTTAAAGCGCACACTGACCAAATGGCAAAAGGGGCTGAAAAACAAAGGATGGAATGCTTTGTTTTTTGAAAATCATGACCAGCCAAGAAGTGTATCAACTTGGGGAAATGATCATCAATACTGGTTGGAAAGCGCAAAGATGATTGGGGCTCTATACTTTTTCATGCAAGGCACACCTTTTATTTATCAAGGCCAGGAAATTGGCATGACGAATGTCCAATTTGATTCGATTGATGATTATGATGATGTAGGAATGAAAAATTTTTACCGGATAGAGACCTCCAAAGGTCGTCCGCATGATGAAATCATGAACATTATCTGGCATAGCGGCCGGGATAATTCACGAACACCGATGCAATGGAATGATATCGAAAATGGCGGTTTCACGAAAGGAACACCTTGGATGAGGGTTAATTCCAATTATCGAGCCATTAATGTAGAACAGCAGAAAAATGACCCCTCATCCATTTATCATTTTTATAAAAAGATGATTGATCTTCGAAAAAAACATCAGGTCCTTGTTTATGGCGAATATGAATTATTATGGGAAGACCACCCTGAACTTTATATTTATACAAGAAACATGAATGATAATTCAGTTATGGTAGTATGTAATTTTAGTATGAATCACCACCAAGTCGACCTCTCTTACTGGGGGGAAATGGAACTTTTGCTAGCTAATTATGAGGATTGTCCTGAGGTGTCCCTTATTGATTTACGTCCATATGAAACGAGGGTTTATCGTTATTAA
- a CDS encoding LacI family DNA-binding transcriptional regulator, giving the protein MAITIKDVAQLANVAPSTVSRVIANNPRISEKTKVRVRKAMSKLGYHPNFIARSLANQSTRIIGLVLPSSSNDYYQNPFFPTILQGLSEGAQENHYSLLLNTGKTEDEIYEGVVNMVQGGMVDGIILMYSRMNDHILTYLRARAFPFVIIGKPYDFLEEITYVDNDNVLAAEQATDYLIQLGHERIGFIGGDITLVMTLDRLSGYERALKRAGIDRRGEYTQHEDFLHEGGQTAAKRLLSIDEPPTALVVSDDLMALGIVHSLREMGVRTPEEISIVSFNNVLFSELSLPALTSVDINIFDLGYQAAKGIIQMLQTGDAPAGTIIPHHFVERHSCRSIKQGAMAMTY; this is encoded by the coding sequence ATGGCCATAACAATAAAAGATGTGGCACAGTTAGCGAATGTTGCACCTTCAACAGTTTCTCGAGTGATTGCAAACAATCCTCGGATAAGTGAAAAAACAAAGGTACGGGTACGTAAGGCGATGAGTAAATTAGGATACCATCCAAACTTCATTGCACGCAGTCTTGCCAATCAATCTACCAGGATCATTGGCTTGGTATTGCCAAGTTCGTCAAATGATTATTATCAAAATCCGTTTTTTCCGACGATCCTTCAGGGTCTAAGTGAAGGAGCTCAGGAAAATCATTATTCCCTGTTGCTAAACACGGGAAAAACAGAAGATGAAATCTACGAAGGAGTAGTGAATATGGTGCAGGGGGGGATGGTTGATGGAATTATCCTGATGTATTCAAGGATGAACGATCACATTCTGACCTATTTGAGAGCAAGGGCTTTTCCATTTGTGATCATTGGGAAACCCTATGATTTTCTCGAGGAGATAACATATGTTGATAATGATAATGTCTTGGCTGCCGAACAGGCAACGGATTACCTCATACAGCTAGGGCATGAGAGGATTGGATTCATCGGAGGTGACATAACCCTTGTGATGACCCTTGATCGTTTGTCAGGATATGAACGGGCATTGAAGAGGGCTGGAATCGATCGAAGGGGGGAATATACCCAGCATGAAGATTTTTTGCATGAAGGGGGACAAACAGCTGCAAAAAGGTTACTATCCATCGATGAACCGCCAACCGCTTTGGTGGTCAGTGATGATCTTATGGCACTTGGCATCGTGCATTCACTTCGCGAGATGGGCGTGCGCACTCCTGAAGAAATTTCAATCGTCAGCTTCAATAACGTTCTTTTCTCTGAACTGTCATTACCAGCCCTGACTTCCGTAGATATCAATATTTTTGATTTGGGATATCAGGCCGCTAAGGGCATCATTCAAATGCTGCAGACTGGAGATGCTCCCGCTGGGACCATCATTCCACATCATTTCGTGGAAAGGCATTCCTGCAGATCAATCAAGCAAGGTGCAATGGCCATGACTTATTGA
- a CDS encoding MBL fold metallo-hydrolase produces MKNIVDPWFTVQELDSETFAISEYGHWEKVHSFLLLGETRAALIDTGLGICSIKRITDQLTDLPIIVLTTHVHADHIGSHGDYETIYVHGDDANWLINGIEGLSLEQIRKNMARDITVPIPESFDPSTYKPYQGPPDRLLSDGDTIELGNRSLGIYHTPGHSPGHISILDNETGYLFTGDLLYSDTPVYAFYPSTSPEDLVNSLEKIAKIKAVSKIYGGHNQLGLEPGIFVKVLEAIQYLKENNLVRHGTGVHAFKSFSVHF; encoded by the coding sequence TTGAAAAATATTGTAGATCCATGGTTCACCGTTCAGGAATTGGACTCAGAAACGTTTGCAATCAGTGAATATGGTCATTGGGAGAAGGTTCATTCCTTTTTATTACTTGGGGAGACCCGAGCTGCGTTAATCGACACAGGATTAGGCATATGTTCGATTAAGCGGATTACAGACCAGCTAACCGATCTTCCGATTATCGTCCTGACGACACACGTTCATGCGGATCATATTGGCAGTCATGGGGATTATGAGACAATTTATGTTCATGGTGATGATGCCAACTGGCTGATCAACGGCATTGAAGGTTTGTCCTTGGAACAAATAAGAAAGAACATGGCCCGGGATATCACTGTCCCCATACCCGAATCATTCGATCCTTCTACATACAAGCCATACCAGGGGCCCCCTGATAGGCTCTTATCGGATGGGGACACGATTGAACTTGGGAACCGCAGTTTAGGGATTTATCACACACCTGGGCATTCACCTGGCCACATCTCAATTTTGGATAATGAAACAGGTTATTTATTTACTGGCGACCTGCTTTATTCAGATACTCCAGTTTATGCATTTTATCCCTCTACAAGCCCTGAAGACCTTGTGAATTCATTAGAAAAAATCGCAAAAATCAAGGCAGTATCCAAAATATATGGCGGACACAACCAACTCGGCCTCGAACCAGGGATCTTTGTGAAAGTCCTTGAAGCCATTCAATACCTTAAAGAGAATAATTTGGTTAGACACGGAACGGGTGTACATGCATTCAAAAGTTTCAGTGTGCATTTCTAG